One window of Chamaesiphon minutus PCC 6605 genomic DNA carries:
- a CDS encoding nucleotidyltransferase domain-containing protein, with protein MQRLEVEQRTILIGLAGSHGYGLSRPGSDLDYRGVFIAGKPYYLGFDKVEQKEGGWDTESGIFEFLNGQKDTVIYELKKFIQLLAGANPNIIELLWLKQYPVKTEVGKYLIQNRRMFLSKRVKHTYSGYAFAQIKKIESHRKWLLNPPQEKPTPEKFGLTGERPLSKEELNAFLEYLYALVRGKIEYLAEAQELHQLLTGDIDYKGLLKQHNLTDEVLEYTQNLTNSRGDFIKLLQKSQHYQNALREWNAYQSWQTNRNPTRAGMEKQSGFDLKHAMHCIRLLRSGLEILRSGEVFVDRQEVGDADEFMAILNGELTYEQVTALADNLVAELDRAYSDSLLPHHPDLPAINQLCIELVEMQGW; from the coding sequence ATGCAACGTCTAGAAGTCGAACAACGCACGATCCTGATTGGCTTGGCTGGTAGTCATGGTTATGGCTTGAGCCGTCCTGGTTCCGATCTCGACTATCGGGGAGTATTTATTGCGGGAAAACCATATTATTTAGGTTTCGATAAAGTCGAGCAAAAAGAGGGTGGTTGGGATACCGAATCGGGGATATTTGAATTTCTTAACGGACAGAAAGATACAGTTATTTACGAGCTAAAAAAATTCATTCAACTATTGGCTGGTGCCAATCCCAATATCATCGAACTACTCTGGCTCAAACAGTACCCAGTCAAAACGGAAGTCGGTAAATATTTAATCCAGAATCGCCGGATGTTCCTGAGCAAGAGGGTCAAACATACTTATTCTGGGTATGCTTTTGCCCAAATCAAGAAAATTGAATCTCATCGAAAATGGCTGCTCAATCCGCCTCAAGAAAAGCCAACACCCGAAAAATTTGGTTTGACAGGAGAACGCCCATTAAGTAAAGAAGAGTTAAATGCTTTCCTCGAATATCTGTATGCTCTAGTACGCGGCAAGATTGAATATCTAGCCGAAGCTCAGGAGCTGCATCAATTATTAACTGGTGACATCGATTATAAGGGATTATTAAAACAGCACAATCTCACCGATGAGGTATTAGAATACACCCAAAATCTGACGAATAGTCGCGGCGACTTTATTAAATTGCTCCAAAAAAGTCAGCACTATCAAAATGCCTTGCGCGAATGGAATGCTTACCAATCCTGGCAAACCAATCGCAACCCTACCCGTGCGGGGATGGAAAAACAATCGGGTTTCGATCTCAAACATGCGATGCACTGCATCCGCTTATTACGCAGTGGCTTAGAAATTTTACGATCGGGTGAAGTATTTGTCGATCGCCAGGAAGTTGGCGATGCCGATGAATTTATGGCGATTCTCAATGGTGAATTAACATACGAGCAAGTAACAGCTCTTGCAGATAATTTAGTCGCCGAACTCGATCGAGCTTATAGTGATTCCCTCCTTCCGCATCATCCCGATCTCCCTGCCATCAATCAATTATGTATTGAGTTAGTAGAGATGCAAGGATGGTGA
- a CDS encoding VOC family protein, with the protein MLTSALVTIASINFDRIVDFYTQFLEIAPDRSIPNVYAEFSIAGLKLGIFCPHPKHREEFGHPNQSGMSMCLEVESLEDSIAKLAKLGYAPPGQITTASHGREIYAYDPDGNRLILHQSA; encoded by the coding sequence ATGCTTACCTCCGCTCTCGTCACGATCGCCAGTATTAATTTCGATCGCATCGTAGACTTTTATACCCAATTCCTGGAGATTGCACCCGATCGATCGATTCCTAATGTCTATGCAGAGTTCTCCATCGCCGGATTGAAATTGGGAATTTTTTGCCCACACCCCAAGCATCGCGAGGAATTTGGGCATCCCAACCAAAGCGGGATGAGCATGTGTTTGGAGGTTGAGAGCCTAGAAGACTCGATCGCTAAATTAGCCAAACTCGGCTATGCACCCCCAGGGCAAATTACCACCGCCTCTCACGGTCGCGAAATCTATGCCTACGACCCAGATGGTAATCGCTTAATCTTACATCAATCAGCTTAA
- a CDS encoding pyridoxal phosphate-dependent aminotransferase has translation MELAQRITGIEPSVTLAIAAMAKAMQKDGKDVCSFSTGEPDFDTPAHIKDAAKQALDRGKTKYGAAAGEPQLREAIANKLQQDNNLSYAPANILVTNGGKHSLYNLMVALINPGDEVIIPAPFWLSYPEMVKLVGGIPVIVDTDSSTDYKITPAALDAAITPKTKLFILNSPSNPSGVVYSPTELQALAQVIVDRDIMVVSDEIYEKIVYDGVEQVSIGALGKEIFERTIISNGFAKAYAMTGWRIGYLAAPIALIQAASALQGHSTSNVCTFAQYGAIAALEGSQDCVENMRQAFAQRRQVILERLRAIPGLSCAKPDGAFYIFINIGSTHLKSLEFCQQLLEQQQVAVIPGLPFGADDHIRVSYATDLTTIEKGMDRLDKFMRSCVGS, from the coding sequence ATGGAATTGGCACAGCGCATCACCGGGATCGAACCATCTGTCACTCTCGCCATTGCAGCCATGGCGAAAGCCATGCAGAAGGATGGCAAGGACGTTTGCAGTTTTAGTACGGGAGAACCGGACTTTGATACTCCAGCACATATCAAAGATGCTGCTAAACAAGCTTTGGATCGTGGCAAAACTAAGTATGGTGCCGCTGCTGGCGAACCACAATTACGGGAAGCGATCGCTAATAAGCTGCAACAGGATAATAACTTAAGCTATGCCCCTGCGAATATTTTAGTTACCAATGGGGGCAAGCATTCGCTCTACAATCTGATGGTGGCATTAATTAATCCTGGCGATGAAGTAATTATCCCCGCGCCGTTTTGGTTGAGTTATCCCGAAATGGTGAAATTAGTCGGCGGTATCCCCGTCATCGTCGATACCGATAGCAGTACCGATTATAAAATTACGCCCGCAGCTCTAGATGCTGCCATTACGCCCAAAACTAAGTTATTTATTCTCAATTCTCCTTCCAATCCTTCGGGGGTAGTTTATTCTCCGACTGAGTTACAAGCCTTGGCGCAGGTAATTGTCGATCGCGATATTATGGTTGTCTCGGATGAGATTTATGAAAAGATCGTTTACGATGGCGTCGAGCAAGTCAGTATCGGCGCACTGGGTAAAGAAATTTTCGAGCGCACGATTATCAGTAATGGATTTGCCAAAGCCTATGCGATGACTGGCTGGCGGATCGGTTATCTTGCCGCTCCCATCGCGCTGATTCAAGCCGCTAGTGCCCTGCAAGGGCATAGTACCTCAAATGTCTGTACCTTTGCTCAATATGGAGCGATCGCGGCTCTAGAAGGCTCGCAGGACTGTGTGGAAAACATGCGCCAAGCTTTTGCCCAGCGCAGGCAAGTTATTTTAGAACGGCTCCGGGCAATTCCAGGTTTGAGTTGTGCCAAACCCGATGGGGCGTTTTATATTTTCATCAATATCGGCAGTACGCATCTCAAGTCGCTGGAGTTTTGCCAGCAGTTGCTCGAACAACAGCAAGTCGCCGTCATTCCAGGACTACCCTTTGGTGCAGACGATCACATTCGGGTTTCGTATGCTACAGATCTCACCACGATCGAAAAAGGGATGGACAGGTTGGATAAGTTTATGAGATCGTGCGTGGGTAGCTAA
- a CDS encoding glycosyltransferase family 4 protein, producing MKILVLIWEFPPRLVGGIARHGAELYPELVKLGHEIHLITVEFSQAPPKEIIEGIYVHRVPVAGFSQDIFNWIGNMNDSMSKYSTKLIELSDDFDLIHAHDWMVADTAILLSEKFQIPIVTTIHATEFGRHSGIHNPNSEYVHSQETRLVEAATQTVVCSEYMRQEVGQILKCPWERISIIYNGIRPEKKQRPKDFDFWDFRRRFAADHEQIVYYVGRMTYEKGIFVLLNAAPKVLWELGGNAKFIFIGGGNTDGLKQQAWDLGIWEKCFFTGFMSDEDLDKFQTVADCAVFPSLYEPFGIVALESFAARVPVVVSDAGGLAEVVRHTKTGIVTWRWDCNSLAWGILEVLKNPGYAKWLTDNAYDELSKRFNWAKIAVQTEVVYKKALTKTNQSIPLRGR from the coding sequence ATGAAAATTTTAGTTCTTATTTGGGAATTTCCACCACGCCTCGTTGGCGGAATTGCTCGTCATGGAGCTGAGTTGTACCCAGAGTTAGTTAAATTGGGTCATGAAATTCACCTAATTACTGTCGAGTTTTCTCAAGCACCACCGAAAGAGATTATCGAAGGTATTTACGTTCACCGCGTTCCTGTGGCTGGCTTCAGCCAAGATATCTTTAATTGGATTGGGAATATGAACGACAGCATGAGCAAGTATAGTACCAAATTAATAGAGTTATCTGATGATTTCGACTTAATTCACGCTCATGATTGGATGGTAGCAGATACGGCAATTTTGTTGAGTGAAAAGTTCCAAATTCCGATCGTGACGACGATCCATGCGACTGAATTTGGTAGGCATAGCGGCATTCACAACCCCAATAGCGAATACGTTCATTCTCAAGAAACACGCCTGGTAGAGGCTGCCACCCAAACGGTCGTTTGTAGCGAGTACATGCGCCAAGAAGTAGGCCAGATCCTCAAATGTCCGTGGGAAAGAATTAGCATCATTTATAACGGTATTCGTCCCGAGAAAAAGCAACGCCCCAAAGATTTTGATTTCTGGGATTTTCGGCGCAGATTTGCCGCCGACCACGAACAAATCGTTTATTATGTGGGACGAATGACCTATGAAAAGGGAATTTTTGTCCTCTTAAATGCCGCACCTAAAGTATTGTGGGAACTGGGCGGTAATGCTAAGTTTATCTTCATTGGCGGCGGTAATACCGATGGATTAAAACAACAAGCTTGGGATTTGGGCATTTGGGAAAAATGTTTTTTCACGGGGTTTATGTCTGATGAAGATTTAGATAAATTCCAAACCGTTGCCGACTGTGCGGTATTTCCCAGCCTTTACGAACCCTTTGGAATCGTCGCCCTCGAAAGTTTTGCCGCTAGGGTCCCAGTGGTAGTTTCTGATGCTGGCGGACTTGCAGAGGTGGTTAGGCATACCAAAACCGGAATCGTTACCTGGAGATGGGATTGCAATTCGCTCGCCTGGGGGATCTTAGAAGTACTCAAAAATCCCGGTTATGCCAAGTGGCTGACAGATAATGCCTACGACGAACTGAGCAAACGCTTTAATTGGGCGAAGATTGCCGTACAAACAGAGGTTGTCTACAAGAAGGCATTGACTAAAACCAATCAGTCTATCCCATTAAGGGGTAGGTGA
- a CDS encoding VWA domain-containing protein: protein MPSRQPLTDWQKTGLKLTSSQQGRDVVLAIDLTGSVRLNDEGRLRLKQIIQDSLRPGDAVYVAPFASTVNPLQPQIDCLAADAAIPFSGKPADIERILQKLPLESSDALQNTDIQIAEATIYKGLAQLNQCRLTANKPVRTQSVVWITDAPLLTKPGIASAVWVETPASSPYRQQNSAQSQERQAWIDALPLKLRSQNIGNYNLSVVDIAPTVQEFCTPAPGGQETCLIDSYLFQQLWLPVLLSSVGILTALAGGIWWFRYWRSLQQAWKLTIADESDSEHQICYLRNRQRLGIGSDIECQGHDIRGYLRREGNRLFLEPSDELPIHYQNREVTQRQILTGRCIRLHYPHKSRDLELIITIS from the coding sequence GTGCCGAGTCGCCAGCCTCTTACTGACTGGCAAAAAACGGGTCTGAAATTGACTTCTAGTCAGCAAGGGCGGGATGTGGTACTCGCGATCGATTTGACTGGAAGTGTACGATTGAATGATGAAGGGAGATTGCGCCTGAAGCAGATTATTCAGGATAGTTTGCGTCCCGGCGATGCGGTATATGTTGCGCCATTTGCATCGACTGTAAACCCGTTGCAACCGCAAATAGATTGTTTAGCAGCAGATGCGGCAATTCCTTTTAGTGGCAAGCCAGCCGATATCGAGCGAATTCTTCAGAAATTACCGCTCGAATCTAGCGACGCGCTCCAGAATACTGATATTCAGATTGCGGAGGCGACAATTTATAAGGGGTTGGCGCAGTTAAATCAGTGTCGGCTCACTGCGAACAAACCAGTGAGAACGCAGTCGGTAGTATGGATTACGGATGCGCCGCTGTTAACCAAACCAGGCATCGCATCGGCTGTCTGGGTAGAGACGCCTGCCAGTAGCCCTTATCGCCAGCAAAATTCGGCACAGAGTCAGGAGCGACAAGCGTGGATCGATGCTTTACCGCTAAAATTGCGATCGCAAAACATCGGTAACTATAACTTGAGCGTGGTGGATATCGCGCCGACGGTGCAGGAATTTTGCACGCCAGCACCAGGTGGGCAAGAAACTTGCTTGATTGATAGTTATTTATTCCAACAGCTTTGGTTGCCAGTTTTGCTGAGTTCTGTGGGCATATTAACAGCACTGGCGGGTGGTATTTGGTGGTTTAGATATTGGCGGAGTCTCCAGCAAGCTTGGAAGCTGACGATTGCGGATGAAAGCGACTCGGAGCATCAGATTTGTTATCTTCGCAATCGGCAACGGCTGGGCATTGGCAGCGATATCGAATGTCAGGGGCACGATATTCGCGGTTATTTGAGGCGAGAAGGAAATCGGTTATTCCTGGAGCCGAGTGATGAGTTGCCAATTCATTACCAAAATCGCGAAGTCACTCAACGTCAGATCCTTACAGGCAGATGTATTCGGCTCCATTATCCTCACAAGTCTCGCGATTTGGAACTAATTATTACGATTAGCTAA
- a CDS encoding tubulin-like doman-containing protein, giving the protein MSQTIQRTLCIGLGGTGRDVLMQIRRLIIDRYGRLDALPVVGFVHIDADKGASDISGLSTGNSYRGENILFTPAERVIATMTSQEIDQLLGGLEQQGEFDRKSPYDHIKSWLPPQLIRNVKAIEDGAGGIRPVGRLSFFHNYRKIKAAIETAENRTRGHEQAMLGHGFSVEPGLNIFVVGSLCGGTGSGMFLDVAYALRKAYGDIENKLVGYWIISPELYGDTPSMNANVYAALKELNHYAASNTRFEACYDPQQLVNINEDRPPFDFTYILSNRTATDYRILDKNKLCNVVAHKIFLDFGDELTSVIKSQKDNFRDKLTRLDSHPRRNIQRYLTFGLAKIYSPQDRIGKMALTKVSQRLVKFWLKGIGQSPDPGLLLNRFLSKWGDSDLERAFPYRLQGMVLDNGKTFVQALKAWGTKIEQEIGLVQKPDDRSQLLLQLRSETRAQFRKVQPGESDDIRGAWLTRIQKTQPQLTNSIVNEIGQFFGELLTPSHPEFSLNSARGWLEAILTQINDYQRGLEDYIQTKDGLATPEDLDTQWRSAERRLQDLEEKKGFLGVLDNNKQKNKDFQVEATQIVTNTKKLIQENFDYQLHKSALVIATEVSSFIRALIQQAGTLSQLLTSVERNFEKCAEDLERLNTDGITGEALFSPEDANTCYLDFLPEQNEKAILIDISGQILTDKFIFVEKSLLYFLVQVTDEEKVATSSIRYQVRSPDVDDRSLGTNITATIDKIFGTQAIGSLQPVMARFLQKYPLASGNAERRMRQIISEAQPLLPLLVRDGHFYEDGGNKSEIIAFTRTDDRSSQQLQELLTRNVGIAESTIKSIQNNSEIVIVNEYAAFPLRLIQGIDRMREHYDREYSQNRSRIHNDYRQVFSEIIPPDARRMEEMQDAFYACLAFGILTAQDNCYLYEIEDEFGISKNSIQLSLVWSEALEQISKAVGIANSLNARRKDIITEIQTDPSQWQDLYLPRLKTFIQYVVGLPREHPNYPEIGIVWGEDMTIDRAATEGILKRLWGYLDKLAKTNLVNSSKTLQAQRPTTQDRESSLGEIDADIIDPRV; this is encoded by the coding sequence ATGTCTCAAACTATCCAGAGAACTCTGTGCATTGGCTTAGGCGGTACGGGACGCGATGTGTTGATGCAGATTCGGCGGCTGATAATCGATCGATATGGGAGGCTAGATGCTTTGCCAGTGGTGGGTTTCGTTCATATCGATGCGGATAAGGGGGCGAGTGATATTTCGGGTTTGAGTACGGGAAATAGTTATCGGGGTGAAAATATTTTGTTTACACCTGCCGAGCGTGTGATTGCGACGATGACTAGTCAGGAAATCGACCAATTGCTGGGTGGATTGGAGCAACAGGGTGAATTCGACCGTAAAAGTCCTTACGACCATATTAAATCCTGGTTGCCACCTCAACTAATTCGGAATGTAAAGGCGATCGAAGATGGTGCGGGTGGGATTCGCCCGGTGGGGCGGCTATCTTTCTTTCACAATTATCGCAAGATTAAAGCCGCGATCGAGACGGCTGAAAATCGCACTAGAGGGCACGAGCAAGCGATGCTAGGGCATGGATTTAGTGTCGAGCCAGGTTTGAACATTTTTGTAGTCGGCTCGTTATGTGGCGGCACTGGCAGCGGGATGTTTTTGGATGTGGCGTATGCGCTGCGCAAGGCTTACGGAGATATTGAGAATAAATTAGTCGGCTACTGGATAATTAGCCCGGAACTCTATGGCGATACGCCGAGCATGAATGCCAATGTCTATGCTGCACTGAAGGAATTAAATCATTATGCAGCTAGTAATACGCGGTTTGAAGCTTGTTACGACCCCCAGCAGCTCGTGAATATTAATGAGGATCGTCCGCCATTTGATTTTACTTACATCCTCTCCAATCGCACGGCGACAGATTATCGCATTCTGGATAAAAATAAGCTCTGTAATGTTGTCGCTCACAAAATTTTCCTCGACTTTGGCGATGAGTTGACTTCGGTAATTAAGAGTCAAAAAGACAATTTTCGGGATAAACTTACGCGCTTAGACAGTCATCCTCGGCGAAATATTCAACGCTATTTGACATTTGGATTGGCAAAAATCTATTCGCCCCAAGATCGGATTGGTAAAATGGCACTGACGAAAGTCAGTCAGCGATTGGTAAAATTTTGGCTTAAAGGGATCGGGCAAAGTCCAGATCCGGGGCTATTATTAAATCGCTTTTTATCGAAGTGGGGCGACTCGGATCTAGAGCGCGCATTCCCGTATCGGTTGCAAGGGATGGTGCTGGATAATGGCAAAACATTCGTGCAAGCTCTGAAGGCTTGGGGGACAAAAATAGAGCAAGAAATTGGGCTGGTGCAAAAACCGGACGATCGATCTCAACTACTATTACAATTACGCAGTGAAACTCGCGCCCAATTTCGGAAAGTTCAGCCGGGAGAAAGTGACGATATTCGCGGTGCGTGGTTGACTCGTATTCAAAAAACACAACCTCAACTTACCAATTCGATCGTTAATGAGATCGGGCAATTCTTTGGTGAGTTATTGACGCCATCGCATCCAGAATTTTCGCTCAATAGTGCGCGAGGTTGGCTCGAAGCGATCTTGACGCAGATTAATGATTATCAACGCGGTTTGGAAGATTATATTCAAACTAAAGATGGTTTAGCTACGCCCGAAGATCTCGATACTCAATGGCGAAGTGCCGAGCGAAGGCTGCAAGATCTGGAGGAAAAGAAAGGATTTTTGGGGGTATTAGATAATAACAAACAGAAAAATAAAGATTTTCAGGTAGAAGCAACTCAAATCGTTACGAATACGAAGAAGTTAATTCAGGAAAACTTCGATTATCAACTGCATAAATCAGCTTTAGTTATTGCGACAGAAGTTTCGAGCTTCATTCGAGCGCTAATTCAACAAGCTGGTACGCTGTCTCAATTATTAACATCTGTAGAGCGCAACTTTGAAAAGTGCGCCGAAGATCTAGAACGACTCAATACCGACGGTATCACGGGAGAAGCTTTATTCTCACCAGAGGATGCGAATACTTGCTATCTGGATTTCTTACCCGAACAAAATGAGAAAGCCATTCTCATCGATATTAGCGGTCAAATTCTCACCGATAAATTCATCTTTGTTGAGAAGTCATTATTATACTTCCTGGTACAAGTTACCGATGAAGAAAAGGTAGCAACTAGCTCGATTCGTTATCAAGTGCGATCGCCAGATGTAGACGATCGATCATTAGGCACTAATATTACAGCCACGATCGATAAGATCTTTGGCACTCAAGCAATCGGCTCGTTACAGCCAGTGATGGCGAGATTTCTCCAGAAATATCCGCTGGCTTCTGGTAATGCCGAACGACGAATGCGTCAAATTATTAGTGAAGCCCAACCCTTACTACCATTATTAGTCAGAGACGGACATTTTTATGAGGATGGTGGTAATAAGTCAGAGATAATTGCCTTCACCCGCACTGACGATCGATCGAGTCAACAACTGCAAGAATTACTAACCAGAAATGTCGGCATTGCCGAATCAACAATTAAATCCATTCAAAATAATAGCGAGATCGTCATTGTCAATGAGTATGCAGCTTTTCCCCTACGGTTGATTCAAGGAATCGATCGAATGCGCGAACACTACGATCGCGAATACTCGCAAAATCGATCGCGAATTCACAACGATTATCGGCAAGTTTTCTCAGAAATTATTCCACCTGATGCACGGCGGATGGAAGAGATGCAAGATGCTTTTTATGCTTGCTTAGCTTTTGGCATATTAACAGCACAAGATAACTGTTATCTCTATGAAATTGAGGATGAATTTGGTATTAGCAAAAACTCCATTCAACTAAGTTTAGTGTGGAGCGAAGCATTAGAACAGATCTCCAAAGCTGTTGGTATCGCTAATAGCCTCAACGCTCGTCGGAAAGATATTATTACTGAAATTCAAACCGATCCCAGTCAGTGGCAAGATCTATATTTACCCCGACTCAAAACCTTTATTCAGTATGTGGTGGGACTTCCCAGAGAACACCCCAACTACCCCGAAATTGGCATTGTTTGGGGTGAAGATATGACGATCGATCGAGCGGCTACTGAAGGGATTTTGAAACGGTTGTGGGGCTATTTGGACAAGTTAGCTAAAACAAATTTGGTTAATTCTAGTAAAACTCTCCAGGCTCAACGTCCCACGACTCAAGACCGAGAGTCTTCGCTGGGGGAAATCGATGCTGATATCATCGATCCTCGTGTTTGA
- a CDS encoding methyl-accepting chemotaxis protein yields the protein MQIFTSIPLETKLAILVAVILPAIVVFYLRISLYQRLQDLNQKISRLLISGEAEGIQPEIVKRLRSRYQQASQKLEHVNTIALIDSVYQDETIAYGKVKIEYDRLDNITKVLPNLLIAFGLIGTFFGITNNLTNISEIVTGFSQSNPDISKLVQGLQSPLQDMGIAFSTSLFGLLFGSALTIINTAYNTNIAKSKLMAGLEDYLDNIYKPTVEGNTRLDLAIERMVRQQQEFLTRFHENVGAALERSFGKAASQIAEECSRINKIAENVYTNFSNAAGTISTGATTFQQAATSLEHQTKTLAESLTGFKTGADTFKLAANQIEHNNIVQNLDRVLAQLHTNQQAFTNSTQTLQTSLVGIGASNQVAAQLAQQVYQTWQTSTTQIATASETIGTSAAMFQKSATALETQTQTFLDAIPQLQSGIESFATAANKVKTNNIIKHLNSLVENLAVTQSAFTNSTQTLTDSVAEITSSNQQTNEIADRVYQSLEKTTTSIQSGANTFVNAAQIVRDSSIAIELANAADKWQNAQTEFANSTAVFSQASQNIQPIVTRLEPAIASIDRAINTIDRFGSEVVNLSQNTAQISESTQTAIAGFDRNYQKVLHSTDLSIQEINIINRANWQSLIDLLEPKIQADKESLRKLLAVIDKLDLIVSNIGIDKA from the coding sequence ATGCAAATATTTACCTCAATCCCACTAGAAACTAAGCTAGCCATCTTAGTTGCAGTCATCTTACCTGCGATCGTGGTATTTTATTTACGGATTAGTCTCTACCAAAGACTTCAAGACCTAAATCAGAAAATCTCTCGCTTACTAATTAGCGGTGAAGCAGAAGGAATTCAGCCGGAGATCGTCAAGCGACTGCGAAGTCGATATCAGCAGGCAAGTCAAAAGTTAGAGCATGTGAATACGATCGCTTTAATCGATAGCGTTTATCAGGATGAAACAATTGCTTATGGTAAAGTTAAAATCGAGTACGATCGGTTAGACAATATCACCAAAGTATTACCTAACTTATTAATTGCTTTTGGGTTAATCGGGACTTTTTTTGGCATTACTAATAACTTAACTAATATCTCAGAGATCGTCACGGGCTTCAGTCAAAGTAACCCAGATATTAGTAAGTTAGTGCAAGGATTGCAATCGCCGTTGCAAGATATGGGGATTGCTTTTTCGACCAGTTTATTTGGATTATTATTCGGCTCGGCATTAACTATAATTAATACTGCTTACAATACCAATATTGCTAAATCCAAATTGATGGCTGGACTCGAAGATTATCTCGACAATATTTATAAGCCAACTGTCGAAGGCAATACGCGGCTGGATCTGGCGATCGAGCGGATGGTAAGGCAACAGCAAGAGTTTCTGACTAGATTTCATGAAAATGTCGGTGCGGCATTAGAAAGATCGTTTGGGAAAGCTGCTAGTCAAATTGCCGAAGAGTGTAGCAGAATAAATAAGATTGCCGAAAATGTCTATACAAATTTCTCAAATGCAGCGGGAACGATTTCTACAGGCGCGACTACCTTTCAACAAGCAGCCACATCGCTCGAACATCAGACTAAAACTCTCGCCGAATCGCTAACTGGATTTAAAACTGGTGCAGACACATTTAAACTAGCGGCAAACCAAATCGAACATAATAATATCGTCCAAAATCTCGATCGAGTATTAGCACAACTCCACACCAATCAACAAGCCTTTACTAATTCTACCCAAACTCTACAAACATCCCTCGTTGGCATTGGAGCCAGCAACCAAGTTGCCGCACAATTAGCACAACAAGTTTACCAAACCTGGCAAACTTCTACTACCCAAATTGCTACAGCATCTGAAACTATCGGCACTAGTGCTGCCATGTTTCAAAAATCGGCTACCGCACTGGAAACTCAAACACAGACGTTTTTAGATGCAATTCCCCAGCTTCAATCTGGAATCGAAAGCTTTGCCACAGCCGCAAATAAAGTCAAGACCAATAATATCATCAAACATCTCAATAGTTTAGTCGAAAATCTCGCCGTTACCCAATCAGCATTTACTAACTCGACTCAAACTTTGACAGATAGCGTCGCCGAAATTACGAGTAGCAATCAACAAACTAATGAAATTGCCGATCGAGTTTATCAAAGCTTAGAAAAAACTACCACAAGCATCCAATCGGGGGCAAATACCTTCGTTAATGCCGCTCAAATCGTCCGTGATAGTTCGATCGCTATCGAGCTAGCTAACGCCGCTGACAAATGGCAAAATGCCCAGACTGAGTTTGCGAATTCTACAGCAGTCTTCAGTCAAGCATCACAAAATATTCAGCCGATTGTCACCAGATTAGAACCAGCAATTGCCTCGATCGATCGAGCTATCAATACGATCGATCGCTTCGGCTCGGAAGTAGTCAATCTGAGTCAAAATACCGCCCAAATTTCGGAATCGACTCAGACTGCGATTGCTGGATTCGATCGCAATTATCAAAAAGTATTGCACAGTACCGACCTATCCATTCAAGAAATTAATATTATCAATCGAGCCAACTGGCAATCGCTAATAGATCTGTTAGAGCCAAAAATTCAAGCAGACAAAGAGTCTTTACGAAAATTACTAGCAGTAATTGATAAATTAGATCTAATCGTCTCAAATATTGGCATCGACAAAGCATAG